The following proteins come from a genomic window of Thermoleophilaceae bacterium:
- a CDS encoding aminotransferase class III-fold pyridoxal phosphate-dependent enzyme: protein MRLDAESWPTDSLGIVADAVARSDETLELASRHLDASLVDVLRIIGFDKEYVSARGSYLYDRDGRAYLDFHTGEGFASLGHNHPDVRTALTATLAADFVDGVQIHYSALAGMLAEALSQRLPAGLDAVFFGSTGAEVVDSAMKFARAATGRPRLISCDSSFHGITLGPLSLVGDDFFKEGFGPLLPGCERVPFGDLERLEAQLRKKDVAAFIVEPIQGRMVTLPPAGYLEAAQELCRRYGTLFIVDEVQTGLGRTGKWFALEHWGLQPDFVLVGKALSGGYMPVAAMVTRRDIFQRAVGTLERSYVHQSTYGRNRLAMAAGLATLRIIERDHLVEQSAQMGSVLRDGISELAKRYEMVKEVRGRGLMIGIELGAPSSAVGRLNWRLFHMASGGLFPQLVVIPLHRDHGVITMAAGKNDVIKLLPPLTLSAPEASSFLDALDAVLADVHGAASKNWGVVRDIATATIRRRPVDGPPTGSDDVKFRGTRIDPSRDHVCLVTGATGFIGGHLARRLVEEGYQVRCLARSSSDTSLLDRLNVEIAVGDLTSARSMARAAEGCRHVFHCAGMVSDWGTPKEIAGVNVGGTRNLLQASVDAAVERFIHFSTTDVYGYPGVAGVDESYAGNGFRNWYAQTKRAAEEEVRRVGEAHGLETVILRPATVYGPHSTDVVGEIARAIRAGHMLLVDGGQAVAGLVYVENVVDAALLAARHEAAPGNAFNASDGLDVTWRQFIDGLAEGLGCAPKRWNMPYWMANGIGFSLEHGYRVLHRTTRLTTPPLLSRQAVQMLGRNQDFSNRKARDLLGWEPRVDYAAGLDATIDWLKAEHLGT, encoded by the coding sequence GTGCGTTTGGACGCCGAATCCTGGCCCACGGATTCGCTCGGGATCGTGGCGGATGCCGTGGCGCGCTCGGACGAGACGCTCGAGCTGGCCAGCCGCCATCTCGACGCATCGCTCGTCGACGTGCTGCGGATCATCGGGTTCGACAAGGAGTACGTGTCGGCACGCGGCTCGTACCTCTATGACCGCGACGGTCGCGCGTACCTCGACTTTCACACCGGCGAGGGCTTCGCAAGCCTCGGGCACAACCATCCCGATGTTCGGACCGCCCTGACGGCCACGCTCGCCGCGGACTTCGTCGACGGCGTGCAGATCCATTACTCGGCGCTCGCCGGCATGCTGGCCGAGGCGCTGTCGCAGCGCCTGCCCGCCGGGCTCGACGCCGTGTTCTTCGGCAGCACCGGCGCCGAGGTGGTGGACTCGGCGATGAAGTTCGCGCGCGCCGCCACCGGCAGGCCGCGGCTGATCTCGTGCGACAGCAGCTTCCACGGCATCACGCTCGGCCCGCTGTCGCTGGTGGGGGACGACTTCTTCAAGGAGGGCTTCGGCCCGCTCCTGCCCGGCTGCGAGCGCGTTCCCTTTGGCGACCTCGAGCGGCTCGAGGCGCAGCTCCGGAAGAAGGACGTGGCAGCCTTCATCGTCGAGCCGATCCAGGGCCGCATGGTCACGCTCCCGCCCGCCGGCTATCTCGAGGCGGCGCAGGAGCTGTGCCGGCGCTACGGCACCCTCTTCATCGTCGACGAGGTTCAGACTGGCCTCGGACGCACGGGCAAGTGGTTCGCGCTCGAGCATTGGGGTCTCCAGCCAGACTTCGTGCTCGTCGGGAAGGCGCTCAGCGGCGGCTACATGCCGGTGGCCGCCATGGTCACCCGCCGCGACATCTTCCAGCGCGCCGTCGGCACCTTGGAGCGCTCCTACGTCCACCAGTCCACTTACGGGCGAAACCGGCTCGCCATGGCCGCGGGTCTGGCCACGCTCCGCATCATCGAGCGCGATCACCTCGTCGAGCAGAGCGCCCAGATGGGCTCCGTCCTGCGCGACGGGATCTCCGAGCTGGCCAAGCGCTACGAGATGGTCAAGGAGGTTCGCGGCCGCGGGCTGATGATCGGGATCGAGCTCGGCGCACCGAGCTCCGCCGTGGGCCGGCTCAACTGGCGCCTCTTCCACATGGCGAGCGGCGGGCTCTTCCCCCAACTCGTGGTGATTCCCCTGCATCGAGACCATGGCGTGATCACGATGGCGGCGGGCAAGAACGACGTGATCAAGCTGCTGCCGCCGCTAACGCTTTCGGCGCCGGAGGCGTCCAGCTTCCTCGACGCGCTCGATGCCGTGCTGGCAGACGTGCACGGCGCGGCGAGCAAGAACTGGGGGGTGGTGCGGGACATCGCCACGGCGACGATCCGGCGTCGCCCGGTGGACGGGCCCCCGACGGGAAGCGATGACGTGAAGTTCCGCGGAACGCGCATCGACCCCTCGCGGGACCACGTGTGCCTCGTCACCGGCGCAACGGGCTTCATCGGCGGTCATCTCGCGCGGCGCCTCGTGGAGGAGGGGTACCAGGTGCGCTGCCTCGCGCGCTCGAGCAGCGACACCTCGCTGCTCGATCGGCTGAACGTCGAGATCGCCGTTGGCGACCTCACGAGCGCGCGCTCGATGGCACGGGCCGCCGAAGGCTGCCGCCACGTCTTCCACTGCGCGGGGATGGTGTCCGACTGGGGGACACCGAAGGAGATCGCCGGCGTGAACGTGGGCGGCACGCGGAACCTGCTGCAGGCGTCGGTGGACGCGGCGGTGGAGCGCTTCATTCACTTCAGCACCACGGACGTCTATGGCTATCCGGGAGTCGCCGGGGTTGACGAGAGCTACGCCGGCAATGGCTTTCGCAACTGGTACGCGCAGACCAAGCGCGCGGCGGAGGAAGAGGTCCGCCGCGTTGGCGAAGCGCACGGGCTCGAGACGGTCATCCTCCGGCCGGCGACGGTGTACGGGCCTCACTCCACCGACGTGGTGGGCGAGATCGCGCGCGCGATTCGCGCCGGGCACATGCTGCTCGTGGACGGCGGCCAGGCCGTGGCCGGGCTCGTGTACGTCGAGAACGTGGTGGACGCTGCTCTCCTCGCCGCGCGACATGAGGCGGCACCCGGGAACGCGTTCAACGCGAGCGACGGTCTCGACGTGACCTGGAGGCAATTCATTGACGGCCTGGCCGAAGGTCTCGGCTGCGCGCCGAAGCGCTGGAACATGCCGTATTGGATGGCGAACGGCATCGGCTTCTCGCTCGAGCACGGCTACCGGGTGCTGCACCGGACCACCCGCTTGACCACGCCGCCGCTGCTGTCGCGGCAGGCCGTCCAGATGCTCGGAAGGAACCAGGACTTCAGCAACCGCAAGGCGCGCGACCTGCTCGGATGGGAGCCGCGGGTGGACTACGCGGCCGGCCTCGACGCGACGATCGACTGGCTGAAGGCCGAGCACCTAGGCACGTAG
- a CDS encoding GAP family protein, protein MGWIYGELVLVSLAAMVSPTTLTFSVFTLVLGRRPLRTGGWFYFGALGATLLVGVVAAFVIGDVASSSGTSTPKTWVAILDVVAAVLLIAWVVRALRRPRDPAKVESMVKQIAKITDSPAMAIVGAGAMLANPGGFIPIALKSISEVNPSAGQYIVDWLFFALVSLLPLAVALVMLMVAPGPTNRVLQRVRGWLERHARTVAAVILLLLAAALLRNGIAGLTS, encoded by the coding sequence GTGGGGTGGATCTACGGCGAGCTGGTCCTCGTCTCCCTCGCGGCCATGGTGTCGCCGACCACGCTGACGTTCTCAGTGTTCACACTCGTGCTCGGCCGCCGGCCGTTGCGCACCGGCGGGTGGTTCTACTTCGGTGCGCTGGGTGCCACGTTGCTCGTGGGTGTCGTGGCCGCGTTCGTGATCGGCGACGTCGCGTCGTCCTCCGGCACATCCACGCCAAAGACCTGGGTGGCGATCTTGGACGTGGTGGCCGCCGTGCTTCTCATCGCCTGGGTGGTGCGCGCGCTTCGGCGTCCGCGGGACCCGGCGAAGGTCGAGAGCATGGTCAAGCAAATCGCCAAGATCACGGACTCCCCGGCAATGGCGATAGTCGGCGCCGGCGCCATGCTCGCCAATCCGGGCGGCTTCATTCCGATCGCGCTCAAGAGCATCTCCGAGGTCAATCCGAGCGCGGGGCAGTACATCGTGGACTGGCTGTTCTTCGCCCTCGTGTCGCTGCTGCCGCTTGCCGTCGCGCTGGTGATGCTGATGGTCGCGCCCGGACCAACCAACCGGGTGCTTCAGCGTGTGCGTGGCTGGCTCGAGCGGCACGCACGCACGGTGGCCGCCGTGATCCTGCTGCTGCTAGCTGCGGCGCTGCTTCGCAACGGGATCGCCGGCCTCACGAGCTAG
- a CDS encoding PQQ-binding-like beta-propeller repeat protein: MESAGLSRAAVAAALALALAAPSAAVADWPMYGHDLSNSRDAGRAGPSLAEVPSLAQAWKFSSPTGDFTATPVVAGGVLVAGDNGGWVYALDAVTGKVKWSRHVAGAVDGSAAIDMRAPGGPTVYVPVAELSRPRIVALSLARGAVRWDRVLTTQPDSTVFGSPVFWRGAVYVGTSGPNSDNSHARGSVVAIVERSGRIRWRTFTVPPGSDGAAVWSTPAIDTRTGRLFVGTGNNYHDPATDTEDSILAIDAGNGRILDHFQATSGDTFSLPGNPVGPDEDFGASPNLIVGPGGRPLVGEGQKSGTYWALDRRTLRPVWKAAAGPGSAVGGFLGSTAFDGSRIYGANTVSGQVVSLTRGGSTAWQSADAGGLHWSPTTIANHVLYTADASGFVTARDPATGAIVGKLPLGAPTFGGIAAAHGALYVSVGIGPPPAPAPQQDGHGAIIAFGNPRPHDRANSFSGNCSLSGSVSFTPPMTTSPQPVDQSAHASGTCSGTFVDRRGHTHQLSGAPVSYAGSEHGDSASCGGGTDSGSGSLAFPDGTIRFTISEARGAAVVNASLSGAAGGSARALAAPSQSQDPLGTLWQCAGAGLAQANIDIHAQTTPTISG; this comes from the coding sequence ATGGAATCCGCCGGTTTGTCGCGCGCCGCGGTTGCGGCAGCGTTGGCACTCGCACTTGCCGCGCCGAGCGCGGCTGTCGCCGATTGGCCCATGTACGGGCATGATCTTTCGAACTCTCGCGACGCCGGCCGCGCCGGGCCGTCGCTCGCCGAGGTGCCGTCGCTCGCGCAGGCTTGGAAGTTCAGCTCTCCCACTGGCGACTTCACGGCCACTCCGGTGGTCGCCGGGGGCGTGCTCGTGGCGGGGGACAACGGGGGCTGGGTCTACGCGCTCGACGCGGTGACGGGCAAGGTGAAATGGTCCCGTCACGTGGCCGGGGCGGTGGACGGCTCGGCGGCGATCGACATGCGGGCTCCGGGCGGGCCGACGGTGTACGTGCCGGTTGCGGAGCTAAGTCGCCCACGGATCGTGGCGCTGTCCCTCGCGCGCGGCGCGGTGCGCTGGGATCGCGTCCTCACGACTCAGCCGGACTCGACCGTGTTCGGCAGCCCCGTGTTCTGGCGTGGTGCGGTGTACGTCGGCACGTCGGGGCCCAACAGCGACAACAGTCACGCGCGTGGCAGCGTCGTCGCCATCGTCGAGCGGAGCGGGCGCATCCGCTGGCGGACGTTCACTGTGCCACCCGGCAGCGACGGCGCCGCGGTGTGGAGCACGCCGGCAATCGACACTCGAACCGGGCGGCTGTTCGTGGGGACCGGCAACAACTACCACGACCCTGCCACCGACACCGAGGACTCGATCCTGGCCATCGATGCTGGGAATGGCCGGATCCTCGACCACTTCCAAGCCACTTCCGGGGACACCTTCTCGCTACCGGGCAATCCCGTCGGTCCAGACGAGGACTTCGGCGCCTCGCCCAACCTGATTGTCGGCCCGGGCGGCCGGCCTCTCGTGGGTGAGGGACAGAAATCCGGCACCTACTGGGCGCTCGACCGGCGCACCCTGCGCCCGGTGTGGAAGGCGGCAGCGGGTCCGGGCTCAGCCGTGGGCGGCTTCCTCGGCTCGACAGCGTTCGACGGCAGTCGCATCTACGGAGCGAACACCGTCAGCGGACAGGTCGTTTCCCTCACGCGCGGCGGATCCACCGCATGGCAGTCGGCGGACGCCGGCGGTCTGCACTGGAGCCCGACGACGATTGCCAACCACGTGCTCTACACGGCCGATGCAAGCGGCTTCGTGACCGCACGCGATCCGGCCACTGGAGCGATCGTCGGCAAGCTTCCGCTCGGCGCGCCGACCTTCGGGGGCATTGCGGCCGCACACGGGGCGCTGTATGTCTCGGTGGGCATCGGACCGCCACCCGCACCGGCGCCACAGCAGGACGGCCACGGCGCGATCATCGCGTTCGGGAACCCGCGGCCACACGACCGGGCGAACTCGTTCAGCGGGAACTGCAGCTTGTCGGGGAGTGTGTCGTTCACGCCGCCCATGACCACGAGCCCCCAGCCGGTGGACCAGAGCGCGCACGCGTCGGGCACCTGCTCCGGCACGTTCGTCGATCGGCGAGGCCACACGCATCAGCTGAGCGGCGCGCCAGTCAGCTATGCGGGGTCGGAGCACGGCGACAGCGCCTCGTGCGGCGGGGGGACGGATTCGGGCAGTGGCAGCCTTGCATTCCCCGATGGCACGATCCGCTTCACGATCTCCGAGGCGCGCGGCGCGGCGGTGGTGAATGCGTCGCTCAGCGGCGCCGCGGGAGGGTCGGCCAGGGCGCTGGCCGCACCGAGCCAGAGCCAGGATCCGCTCGGCACGCTGTGGCAGTGTGCCGGGGCGGGCCTCGCTCAGGCGAACATCGACATCCACGCCCAGACCACACCGACGATCTCAGGATGA
- a CDS encoding ABC transporter permease, with product MEASSFASGPPAHSSARIRASAALSRRPWLRAVMLLSAPGAWFVLIYLAALVILFLSSLWSVDEFSGKLVHTWTLDNFKTLFTEPTYRTIALRTIGIAAAVTVTDAILAFPFAFYAARLAPRRLQTALFVAVLIPLWTSYLVRVYAWRLILAKDGILNWFLDHIGLGSVNVAYSNTAMWIVFSYIWLPFMILPVWAAIERVPDSYLEASADLGARGWHTFRRVLWPQVLPGIVAGSIFTFSLTLGDFITPTLVGGAGSDFIGNVVYRSVGVSNNVPFAAAFAVVPVVVMGIYLMGARRLGAFEAL from the coding sequence GTGGAGGCATCCAGCTTCGCCTCGGGTCCGCCCGCTCACAGCTCGGCCCGCATCCGCGCGTCGGCGGCTCTGTCCCGCCGGCCGTGGTTGCGGGCCGTGATGCTGCTGTCGGCGCCCGGCGCGTGGTTCGTGCTCATCTACCTGGCGGCCCTCGTGATCCTGTTCCTGTCCTCGCTCTGGAGCGTGGACGAGTTCTCGGGCAAGCTAGTCCACACCTGGACGCTCGACAACTTCAAGACCCTCTTCACGGAACCGACGTATCGGACGATCGCCCTGCGCACGATCGGGATCGCGGCGGCGGTGACGGTCACGGACGCAATACTCGCGTTCCCGTTTGCCTTCTATGCGGCACGCCTCGCGCCGCGGCGGCTGCAGACCGCTCTGTTCGTGGCGGTGCTGATCCCGCTGTGGACCTCCTACCTCGTGCGCGTGTACGCCTGGCGGCTGATCCTCGCCAAGGACGGCATCCTCAACTGGTTCCTCGACCACATCGGGCTCGGGTCGGTGAACGTGGCCTACTCGAACACGGCGATGTGGATCGTGTTCAGCTACATCTGGCTGCCGTTCATGATCCTGCCGGTGTGGGCGGCGATCGAGCGCGTGCCCGACTCGTATCTCGAGGCGTCTGCCGACCTCGGCGCCCGCGGCTGGCACACGTTCCGGCGAGTGCTCTGGCCGCAGGTGCTGCCGGGCATCGTGGCCGGCTCGATCTTCACCTTCTCCCTCACGCTTGGTGACTTCATCACGCCCACCCTCGTTGGCGGCGCGGGGTCGGACTTCATCGGCAACGTCGTCTATCGCAGCGTGGGTGTGTCGAACAACGTGCCGTTCGCCGCCGCGTTCGCGGTGGTTCCGGTGGTGGTCATGGGGATCTATCTGATGGGCGCGCGGCGCCTGGGAGCGTTCGAGGCGCTGTGA
- a CDS encoding TetR/AcrR family transcriptional regulator, translating to MIQSAALLMRERGVDGTSFSEVLAHSGAPRGSIYHHFPGGKAQLVEEATAFGGEFIAGGWAAALQGDDPTAVVDAFLAFFVPVLEESDYTAGCPVVAGGLEGQRTPAARDAAGAAFKHWELLLAESLERRGVAEQRARSVATTSVAAMEGAIILARAQRSSGPLERVASELRVLIRASLSS from the coding sequence ATGATTCAGAGCGCCGCGCTACTGATGCGGGAGCGCGGCGTCGATGGCACGTCCTTCTCAGAAGTGCTCGCGCACTCGGGCGCGCCCCGGGGCTCGATCTACCACCACTTCCCCGGCGGCAAGGCACAGCTCGTCGAAGAAGCCACGGCGTTCGGAGGTGAGTTCATCGCCGGTGGCTGGGCCGCGGCGCTCCAGGGAGACGATCCCACCGCAGTCGTGGATGCCTTCCTCGCGTTCTTCGTTCCGGTGCTCGAAGAAAGCGACTACACCGCCGGCTGTCCGGTGGTGGCGGGTGGCCTCGAAGGTCAGCGGACGCCCGCTGCCCGTGACGCCGCCGGGGCTGCCTTCAAGCACTGGGAGCTACTCCTCGCCGAATCGCTCGAGCGGCGTGGAGTGGCCGAGCAGCGCGCCCGCTCGGTGGCCACCACGTCTGTCGCCGCGATGGAGGGCGCGATCATCCTGGCGCGCGCCCAGCGCTCGAGCGGGCCGCTGGAACGCGTGGCGAGCGAGTTGCGAGTACTGATTCGCGCCTCGCTCAGTTCCTGA
- a CDS encoding DUF4386 family protein: protein MLRFSDARNFGRTLTGLLLFAAPAMLLIATLVQPNTDHKNKLQELNAVAAHKGTYLLGGILFLIGGLLMLFVGAALIKLFRGPRGITAGQVSGALLMCAGFVTAGWYALGAAEYEMVNHAGLDRQALAAFLHKAESGGSLVPLIVLFMVGIVIGSILLAVANYRTRFAPVWASVAILLGGIVSAVANSQAANIASLAVLLIGLGAIGARVLSMSDEEWDQPRERYSAPAEPSAPPAPQPAA from the coding sequence TTGCTCAGGTTCTCTGACGCGCGCAATTTCGGCCGGACACTCACCGGCCTGCTGCTGTTTGCCGCTCCGGCGATGCTGCTGATCGCCACGCTGGTCCAGCCGAACACCGACCACAAGAACAAGCTCCAGGAGCTGAACGCTGTGGCCGCCCACAAGGGCACATACCTGCTCGGCGGGATCCTGTTCCTGATCGGCGGGCTGCTCATGTTGTTCGTGGGCGCGGCCCTGATCAAGCTGTTCCGCGGCCCGCGCGGGATCACGGCCGGTCAGGTGTCGGGCGCACTGCTGATGTGCGCCGGCTTCGTCACGGCCGGCTGGTACGCGCTCGGCGCTGCCGAGTACGAGATGGTCAACCACGCGGGACTCGATCGCCAGGCGCTTGCGGCATTCCTGCACAAGGCGGAGAGCGGTGGCTCACTGGTGCCGCTCATCGTCCTGTTCATGGTGGGCATCGTGATCGGGTCGATCCTGCTGGCGGTGGCCAATTACCGCACGCGCTTCGCGCCCGTGTGGGCTTCCGTCGCGATCCTGCTTGGCGGGATCGTCAGCGCCGTGGCCAACAGCCAGGCCGCGAACATCGCGTCGCTGGCCGTGCTGCTGATCGGCCTCGGAGCGATCGGCGCCCGTGTGCTCTCGATGAGCGACGAGGAGTGGGACCAGCCGCGCGAGCGGTATAGCGCTCCGGCGGAGCCCTCGGCGCCGCCCGCGCCGCAGCCCGCCGCGTAG
- a CDS encoding ABC transporter permease — translation MIGASRTSRIAHAVWAALIMLFLFFPIAIIILYAFNPSNVQSWPLDGLSTKWFSSTFHNQDMKDAFWLSIRAALVATGIALLLGSMAAFAVHRFRFFGREAVSLVLVLPIALPGIITGMALNSFFTWGGTNFSLLTIIIGHATFCIVTVYNNVLARLRRTQTSLIEASMDLGADGWQTFRFVTLPVIATALVAGGLLAFALSFDEVVVTTFTAGAQNTLPLWIFGNIRLGQQLPQVNVVVLIVIAVTIVPVTLAQRLTRDTGVLRSTAARRLAPAAEAAGANA, via the coding sequence GTGATCGGGGCGAGCCGCACCAGCCGCATCGCCCACGCCGTGTGGGCGGCGCTGATCATGCTGTTCCTCTTCTTCCCGATCGCGATCATCATCCTCTACGCGTTCAACCCGTCGAACGTGCAGAGCTGGCCGCTCGACGGGCTGTCCACCAAGTGGTTCTCCTCCACGTTTCACAACCAGGACATGAAGGATGCGTTCTGGCTGTCCATCCGCGCCGCGCTCGTGGCCACCGGCATCGCGCTGCTGCTCGGCTCGATGGCGGCATTCGCGGTGCACCGCTTCCGCTTCTTCGGCCGTGAGGCGGTGTCGCTCGTGCTGGTGCTGCCGATCGCGCTCCCCGGAATCATCACCGGCATGGCGCTCAACTCGTTCTTCACGTGGGGAGGCACGAACTTCTCGCTCCTCACGATCATCATCGGCCACGCCACCTTCTGCATCGTCACCGTCTACAACAACGTGCTCGCGCGGCTGCGCCGGACGCAGACCTCGCTGATCGAGGCGTCCATGGACCTCGGCGCCGACGGCTGGCAGACGTTCCGCTTCGTCACGCTGCCGGTGATCGCCACGGCGCTCGTGGCCGGCGGGCTCTTGGCGTTCGCACTCTCGTTCGACGAGGTGGTTGTCACCACGTTCACCGCCGGCGCCCAGAACACGCTGCCGCTGTGGATCTTCGGCAACATCCGGCTCGGCCAGCAGCTGCCGCAGGTGAATGTTGTCGTGCTGATCGTGATCGCGGTGACGATCGTGCCGGTCACGCTCGCGCAACGGCTCACGCGCGACACCGGCGTGCTGCGCTCCACCGCGGCGCGGCGCCTGGCGCCGGCGGCCGAGGCCGCAGGCGCGAACGCCTGA
- a CDS encoding DUF1269 domain-containing protein encodes MTDQPDVLYIAAASYGSVDEAVADYEAIKLLYYEVKASDDFDAAVIAKNEKGKVEIVKKHEQPTRHGAAHGLGWGLAAGAVAALFPAIGILGALTVGGGAGAAIGAVSGHVSGGMRRGDLKELGEVLDEGEAGLIVVYATNMADQIAANIKAANRMVAKATDMAADELAAEIKEVEAATAVPAS; translated from the coding sequence ATGACTGACCAGCCGGACGTTCTGTACATCGCCGCCGCGTCCTACGGAAGCGTCGACGAGGCGGTGGCGGACTACGAGGCGATCAAGCTCCTCTACTACGAGGTGAAGGCGTCGGACGACTTCGACGCCGCCGTGATCGCGAAGAACGAGAAGGGCAAGGTCGAGATCGTGAAGAAGCACGAACAGCCCACGCGTCACGGCGCGGCGCACGGCCTGGGCTGGGGCCTCGCGGCGGGTGCGGTGGCCGCGCTCTTCCCGGCCATCGGCATCCTCGGGGCGCTCACCGTCGGCGGGGGTGCGGGCGCGGCGATCGGCGCGGTGTCCGGACACGTGAGCGGCGGCATGCGCCGAGGCGATCTCAAGGAGCTCGGCGAGGTGCTCGACGAGGGCGAGGCCGGTCTCATCGTGGTCTACGCCACCAACATGGCGGACCAGATCGCGGCGAACATCAAGGCCGCGAACCGCATGGTGGCGAAGGCCACCGACATGGCGGCGGATGAGCTGGCTGCGGAGATCAAGGAGGTCGAGGCCGCGACCGCGGTACCGGCCTCGTAG
- a CDS encoding cytochrome P450: protein MTQQLPPGPRMPRPVQTLAWITRTGPFLERCHKRHGDVFSVRIAQEGTWVMLANPEHVRQVFTGDPKVFHAGEANAILRPVLGDNSVLLLDEQPHLAQRKLLLPPFHGERMQRYVDVMREVAEHEIERWPQGEVLELWPRMQAVTLEVIMRAVFGMEEGARLDRLREAIRGSLDWATAPTQMAALALLGPERVSQMRLFRDKFTDVDGLLYDEIRARRGDENLGSRDDIMSLLLQAQHEDGSPMSDEELRDELMTLLVAGHETTATALAWGIERLVRHPDKLERLREEADAGEDEYVDAVAKETLRLRPVIPIVVRRLTEPVEIGGYTLPAGVKVAPCIYLMHRHASVYDPDPTAFRPERFLEQPAGTYTWIPFGGGIRRCIGASFAVVEMKTVLSAVARSVDLRAARTEPERVVRRAITLTPNRGAEVIASRRVQSRPRDEEAVAA, encoded by the coding sequence GTGACTCAGCAGCTTCCTCCCGGACCGCGCATGCCGCGTCCGGTTCAGACACTCGCGTGGATCACGCGAACCGGCCCCTTCCTCGAGCGCTGCCACAAGCGCCACGGCGACGTGTTCAGCGTCCGCATCGCTCAGGAGGGCACCTGGGTGATGCTCGCGAACCCGGAGCACGTCCGGCAGGTGTTCACGGGCGACCCGAAGGTCTTCCACGCTGGCGAGGCGAACGCCATCCTCCGGCCGGTGCTGGGGGACAACTCCGTGCTGCTCCTCGACGAGCAGCCGCATCTGGCGCAGCGCAAGCTGCTGCTCCCTCCGTTCCACGGCGAGCGCATGCAGCGCTATGTGGACGTGATGCGCGAGGTGGCGGAGCACGAGATCGAGCGCTGGCCGCAGGGCGAGGTGCTCGAGCTGTGGCCGCGGATGCAGGCGGTCACCCTCGAGGTGATCATGCGCGCGGTGTTCGGCATGGAGGAGGGCGCGCGGCTCGACCGCCTTCGCGAGGCCATTCGCGGCTCGCTCGACTGGGCCACAGCGCCCACGCAGATGGCCGCGCTCGCGCTGCTCGGGCCCGAGCGCGTTTCCCAGATGCGGCTGTTCCGGGACAAGTTCACGGACGTCGACGGGCTGCTCTACGACGAGATCCGCGCCCGCCGAGGCGATGAGAACCTCGGCTCCCGTGACGACATCATGTCGCTGCTTCTCCAGGCGCAGCACGAGGACGGCTCGCCGATGAGCGACGAGGAGCTCCGCGACGAGCTGATGACGCTGCTCGTGGCCGGTCACGAGACCACCGCCACCGCCCTCGCCTGGGGCATCGAGCGCCTCGTGCGCCACCCGGACAAGCTCGAGCGCCTGCGCGAGGAGGCCGACGCCGGTGAGGACGAGTACGTGGACGCGGTGGCGAAGGAGACGCTGCGGTTGCGGCCGGTCATCCCGATCGTGGTTCGGCGCCTCACCGAGCCCGTGGAGATCGGCGGCTACACGCTGCCGGCGGGCGTGAAGGTGGCACCGTGCATCTACCTGATGCACCGGCACGCGAGCGTGTACGACCCGGATCCCACGGCGTTCCGGCCGGAGCGCTTCCTCGAGCAGCCGGCGGGCACCTACACGTGGATCCCGTTCGGCGGCGGCATCCGGCGCTGCATCGGCGCGAGCTTCGCGGTTGTGGAGATGAAGACCGTGCTGTCCGCGGTCGCGCGCTCGGTGGACCTCCGGGCGGCACGGACCGAGCCCGAGCGCGTGGTGCGGCGCGCCATTACGCTCACGCCCAACCGCGGTGCGGAGGTGATCGCCAGTCGTCGCGTGCAATCGCGGCCGCGTGACGAAGAGGCGGTGGCGGCCTGA